One part of the Amaranthus tricolor cultivar Red isolate AtriRed21 chromosome 16, ASM2621246v1, whole genome shotgun sequence genome encodes these proteins:
- the LOC130803174 gene encoding LOW QUALITY PROTEIN: uncharacterized protein ycf68-like (The sequence of the model RefSeq protein was modified relative to this genomic sequence to represent the inferred CDS: inserted 4 bases in 3 codons; deleted 2 bases in 2 codons), with protein MAYSSCSNRGLKPNXLLRRIDGAIQVRSNVDPTFDSLVGSGRSGXGPLRLLSSRESIHPLSVYGQLSLEHRFRFGLNGXMEHLTTHLHRPRTTRSPLSSFWGDGRIVPFEPFFSCFPRGLEKAAINRISLILPSRKEEREILFPFRRDQEIGSSRKKNAWYK; from the exons ATGGCGTACTCCTCCTGTTCGAACCGGGGTTTGAAACCAA TTCTCCTCAGGAGGATAGATGGGGCGATTCAGGTGAGATCCAATGTAGATCCAACTTTCGATTCACTCGTGGGATCCGGGCGGTCCG GGGGACCACTACGGCTCCTCTCTTCTCGAGAATCCATACATCCCTTATCAGTGTATGGACAGCTATCTCTCGAGCACAGGTTTAGGTTCGGCCTCAATGG AATGGAGCACCTAACAACGCATCTTCACAGACCAAGAACTACGAGATCACCCCTTTCA TCATTCTGGGGTGACGGAAGGATCGTACCATTCGAGCCT TTTTTTTCATGCTTTCCCAGAGGTCTGGAGAAAGCTGCAATCAATAGGATTTCCCTAATCCTCCCTTCCCGAAAGGAAGAACGTGAAATTCTTTTTCCTTTCCGCAGGGACCAGGAGATTGGATCTAGCCGTAAGAAGAATGCTTGGTATAAATAA
- the LOC130802463 gene encoding uncharacterized protein LOC130802463 → MPRILLKERGAFGNADTGGAWLSSARATAGDKPEEGEDDVKSSCPLCPGRHTCYNGRDKGSRSREGELTPKTRPQFGLQAATRLHEAGIASNRRVSHTAVNSFPGLVHTARHTMGAGHARSRYLNRKEGDAEGRASDWSEVVTR, encoded by the exons ATGCCGCGAATCCTCTTGAAAGAGAGGGGTGCCTTCGGGAACGCGGACACAGGTGGTGCATGGCTGTCGTCAGCTCGTGCC ACTGCCGGTGATAAGCCGGAGGAAGGTGAGGATGACGTCAAGTCATCATGCCCCTTATGCCCTGGGCGACACACGTGCTACAATGGCCGGGACAAAGGGTCGCGATCCCGCGAGGGTGAGCTAACCCCAAAAACCCGTCCTCAGTTCGGATTGCAGGCTGCAACTCGCCTGCATGAAGCCGGAATCGCTAGTAATCGCCGCGTCAGCCATACGGCGGTGAATTCGTTCCCGGGccttgtacacaccgcccgtcacACTATGGGAGCTGGCCATGCCCGAAGTCGTTACCTTAACCGCAAGGAGGGGGATGCCGAAGGCAGGGCTAGTGACTGGAgtgaagtcgtaacaaggtag
- the LOC130803158 gene encoding 50S ribosomal protein L2, chloroplastic — protein sequence MAIHLYKTSTSSTRNGAVDNQVKSNPRNNLIYGQRRCGKGRNSRGIITARHRGGGHKRLYRKIDFRRNEKDIYGRIVTIEYDPNRNAYICLIHYGDGEKRYILHPRGAIIGDTIVSGTEVPIKMGNALPLTDMPLGTAIHNIEITLGKGGQLARAAGAVAKLIAKEGKSATLKLPSGEVRLISKNCSATVGQVGNVGVNQKRLGRAGSKRWLGKRPVVRGVVMNPVDHPHGGGEGRAPIGRKNPTTPWGYPALGRRSRKRNKYSDNFIIRRRSK from the coding sequence ATGGCGATACATTTATACAAAACTTCTACCTCGAGCACACGCAATGGAGCCGTAGACAATCAAGTGAAATCCAATCCACGAAATAATTTGATCTATGGACAGCGTCGTTGTGGTAAAGGTCGTAATTCCAGAGGAATCATTACCGCAAGGCATAGAGGGGGGGGTCATAAGCGTCTATACCGTAAAATCGATTTTCGACGGAATGAAAAAGACATATATGGTAGAATCGTAACCATAGAATACGACCCTAATCGAAATGCATACATTTGTCTCATACACTATGGGGATGGTGAGAAGAGATATATTTTACATCCCCGAGGGGCTATAATTGGAGATACCATTGTTTCTGGTACAGAAGTTCCTATAAAAATGGGAAATGCCTTACCTTTGACCGATATGCCCTTAGGCACGGCCATACATAACATAGAAATCACACTTGGAAAGGGTGGACAATTAGCTAGAGCAGCGGGTGCTGTAGCGAAACTGATTGCAAAAGAGGGGAAATCGGCCACATTAAAATTACCTTCTGGGGAGGTACGTTTGATATCCAAAAACTGCTCAGCAACAGTCGGACAAGTGGGAAATGTTGGAGTGAACCAGAAAAGGTTGGGTAGAGCCGGATCTAAGCGTTGGCTAGGTAAGCGTCCTGTAGTAAGAGGAGTAGTTATGAACCCTGTAGACCATCCCCATGGGGGTGGTGAGGGGAGGGCCCCAATTGGTAGAAAAAACCCCACAACCCCTTGGGGTTATCCTGcacttggaagaagaagtagaaaaaggaataaatatagtgataattttattattcgTCGACGTAGTAAAtag